The Sulfurimonas hydrogeniphila genome includes a window with the following:
- a CDS encoding MYG1 family protein yields the protein MKKYISTHNGIFHSDEITAIALLELFSDDEIVVKRVEHNTKDFSEFDMVIDIGQKFDGVKFFDHHQYSGGKSSAGLIWDYLEVAKEYPKISKLIKLVDANDTGVKKAEPFEYSSLIRCFNSDDINSPKQDEAFRDAVLFAKRILKSLKDAQDEIYEAKEIVANSYLFNANSSSILELEKFTKHWSSYINGDKTPHIKAVVWQDEADGSYKIKISPKKVGSFELNARRLPQDESMEFVHSAGFFAVAKDRETMSKYLKGKI from the coding sequence ATGAAAAAATATATATCTACTCATAATGGTATATTTCATTCAGATGAGATAACAGCCATAGCATTACTAGAGCTTTTTAGTGATGATGAGATAGTAGTAAAGAGAGTAGAACACAATACTAAAGATTTTAGTGAGTTTGATATGGTTATAGATATTGGACAAAAGTTTGATGGTGTGAAGTTTTTTGATCATCATCAATATAGTGGTGGCAAAAGTAGTGCTGGACTTATTTGGGACTATTTAGAAGTTGCAAAAGAGTATCCTAAAATCTCGAAACTTATAAAGTTGGTAGATGCTAACGATACAGGTGTAAAAAAAGCAGAGCCTTTTGAATACTCTAGTCTTATTAGATGTTTTAATAGTGATGATATAAACTCACCAAAACAAGATGAAGCATTTAGAGATGCAGTTTTGTTTGCTAAGAGGATTTTAAAATCTTTAAAAGATGCACAAGATGAGATATATGAAGCAAAAGAGATAGTAGCAAACTCATATCTATTTAACGCTAATAGCTCTTCTATCTTGGAGTTAGAAAAGTTTACTAAACATTGGTCAAGTTATATAAATGGTGATAAAACTCCACATATAAAAGCAGTAGTTTGGCAAGATGAAGCAGATGGAAGTTACAAGATAAAAATTTCACCAAAAAAAGTTGGTTCATTTGAGTTAAATGCTAGAAGACTACCACAAGATGAGAGTATGGAGTTTGTACATAGTGCTGGTTTTTTTGCAGTTGCAAAAGATAGAGAAACAATGAGTAAATATTTAAAAGGAAAGATATAA
- a CDS encoding macro domain-containing protein gives MVIEKRGNIFTTQAQTIVNTVNCVGIMGAGIAYEFRLRHHDMFTKYQTLCDNKQITIGKLWIYKSKEKNILNFPTKKDWKFPSKEEYLTKGLEKFVATYKQKGITSIAFPLLGADKGGLKPEKSLEIMTKYLSQCDIDVEIWHFDPTAEDDLYNNFKNIFLSLEEDVIKKESKIRADILKKIKNALQIPEINSLSGLLRVKGVGDRSLEKLFIYIDNYKKEKTLFDF, from the coding sequence ATGGTCATAGAAAAAAGAGGAAATATTTTTACAACACAAGCACAAACAATCGTAAATACAGTAAACTGCGTAGGTATTATGGGAGCTGGGATAGCTTATGAGTTTAGACTGCGACACCATGATATGTTCACTAAATATCAAACGCTTTGTGACAATAAACAAATAACAATAGGCAAACTCTGGATATACAAAAGCAAAGAGAAAAATATACTCAATTTTCCAACAAAAAAAGATTGGAAATTTCCGTCTAAAGAGGAGTATCTTACCAAAGGTTTAGAAAAGTTTGTAGCAACTTATAAACAAAAAGGAATTACATCCATAGCTTTTCCGCTACTTGGAGCCGACAAAGGTGGTTTAAAACCTGAAAAATCCCTTGAAATTATGACAAAATATTTAAGTCAATGCGACATTGATGTGGAAATATGGCACTTTGATCCAACAGCAGAAGATGATTTGTATAATAATTTTAAGAATATATTTTTATCATTAGAAGAAGATGTTATAAAAAAAGAATCAAAAATAAGAGCAGATATACTCAAAAAGATAAAAAATGCACTACAAATTCCAGAGATAAATTCACTAAGTGGACTGCTAAGAGTCAAAGGGGTTGGAGATAGATCTTTAGAAAAATTATTTATATATATAGATAATTACAAAAAAGAAAAAACACTTTTTGACTTTTAA
- a CDS encoding DUF4433 domain-containing protein, with translation MNKMLTKELLKRFQIGSLKHMTHINNLDSIFKYGLLSHNNPYKKRDISNRVVNNRRDKYDAIFYHNVHDYVPFYFNPRNAMMWKNKNEDIVVLAFSNKLLNFGKTIITDRNAATNGVRFFYDVNDLQQINWNLVWSKRWNHLPEIVKQTMMAEVLVYNKVDIQHLLGIYVKNHTQKNYIMQRYALKESQIMIKPKMFFNYKGV, from the coding sequence ATGAACAAAATGCTAACAAAAGAACTTTTAAAAAGATTTCAAATTGGTTCACTTAAACATATGACACATATAAATAATCTTGATTCTATTTTTAAATATGGACTCCTCTCACATAACAATCCTTACAAAAAAAGAGACATCAGTAATAGAGTAGTTAATAATAGAAGAGATAAATATGATGCAATTTTTTATCATAATGTTCATGATTATGTTCCATTTTACTTTAATCCTCGCAATGCTATGATGTGGAAAAACAAAAATGAAGACATAGTTGTGCTTGCTTTTAGCAATAAACTTTTAAATTTTGGGAAAACTATCATTACAGATAGAAATGCTGCGACAAATGGTGTAAGATTTTTTTATGATGTAAACGATTTGCAACAAATAAATTGGAATTTAGTATGGAGTAAGCGTTGGAATCATTTACCAGAAATTGTAAAACAGACAATGATGGCTGAAGTGTTAGTCTATAATAAAGTGGATATACAACATCTTTTAGGTATTTATGTAAAAAATCATACACAAAAAAATTATATTATGCAACGATATGCTTTAAAAGAATCTCAGATTATGATAAAACCAAAGATGTTTTTTAACTACAAAGGAGTCTAA
- the cas2 gene encoding CRISPR-associated endonuclease Cas2 — MQNFLIIYDIFDKKRLPKIKKIAYSYALGGQKSALEAPLDKSLMTSLIKELEDILEDEDKVNIVKVANKTILLGKAKQVAFEKNGVIIL; from the coding sequence ATGCAAAATTTTCTCATAATATATGATATATTTGACAAAAAACGATTACCAAAAATTAAAAAAATTGCATACTCATATGCACTTGGTGGTCAGAAATCAGCCTTGGAAGCACCACTAGATAAATCTCTAATGACTTCACTCATAAAAGAGCTAGAGGATATTTTAGAAGATGAAGACAAGGTAAACATAGTAAAAGTTGCAAATAAAACCATACTGCTTGGTAAAGCAAAACAGGTAGCATTTGAAAAAAATGGAGTCATCATACTATGA
- a CDS encoding WYL domain-containing protein — MAQISTFEKYIFLLEEFERRQNKTLDAYDEVLLYELNLSPKQLGRLLDELKQHFDNIEKFKNGKKNIYKLIKPIDIFTEAFKNSNEIGWLLQMAHEGDPEIFKDLEKLTKKDKHLYMFKNTPFEDISNLESKQSFSRLKRIIEAREYAKLTFMYDETVYDNLKCLKLVFMDNNWYVAYADSEDKLRFGRISFIKRVDFGSRVGHFQPSSVQKHLNFLENEVQNSMTLYGVEKKVATLKALTPIAKYFKKDMKKFLTSQTFLEELADGSILFSVTYTQELEILPFVQKWLPDLIILEPQELKEAYEKKLQNGIKNLSNK, encoded by the coding sequence ATGGCACAAATATCAACATTTGAAAAATATATATTTTTATTAGAAGAGTTTGAAAGACGACAGAACAAAACACTTGATGCGTATGATGAAGTGCTACTCTATGAATTAAACCTAAGTCCTAAACAACTTGGAAGATTGTTAGATGAGTTAAAACAACATTTTGATAATATAGAAAAATTTAAAAATGGTAAAAAAAATATTTATAAACTTATAAAACCCATAGACATCTTTACAGAAGCATTTAAAAACTCGAATGAGATTGGTTGGCTTTTACAAATGGCTCATGAGGGTGATCCCGAAATATTTAAAGATTTAGAAAAACTTACAAAAAAAGACAAACATCTATATATGTTTAAAAATACCCCTTTTGAAGATATAAGCAACTTAGAATCAAAACAAAGCTTTTCAAGACTAAAAAGAATCATAGAAGCAAGAGAGTATGCAAAGCTTACCTTTATGTATGATGAAACAGTGTATGACAACCTCAAGTGTTTAAAACTTGTTTTTATGGACAACAACTGGTATGTTGCCTATGCAGATAGTGAAGATAAACTTAGATTTGGTCGTATAAGTTTTATAAAAAGGGTTGATTTTGGGTCAAGAGTAGGACATTTCCAGCCATCATCAGTGCAAAAACATTTAAACTTTTTAGAAAATGAAGTGCAAAACTCTATGACACTGTACGGTGTAGAGAAAAAAGTAGCCACACTAAAAGCCTTAACACCCATAGCAAAATACTTCAAAAAAGATATGAAAAAGTTTCTAACATCTCAAACATTTTTAGAGGAGTTGGCAGATGGTAGCATACTCTTTAGTGTTACATATACACAAGAGTTAGAGATTCTCCCGTTTGTTCAAAAATGGCTGCCTGACTTGATCATACTTGAACCACAAGAGTTAAAAGAGGCTTATGAAAAAAAACTTCAAAATGGAATAAAAAATTTATCTAATAAATAA